One Thermococcus sp. genomic window carries:
- a CDS encoding MBL fold metallo-hydrolase, with the protein MLVYFIGTGGSEGIPAHLCTCSTCNEARKFGFAQRKPSTLAVITENKRAVLFDVGTDIRDLLNVPLEAIFLTHWHHDHIYGLYKLRWMARKTELYAPEGQADALILNDPKNLRPKILKPFESVELDTLRITALRLNHGIETLGYLIEEDGKSVALLYDTKGLPRETREFLEERAPLRLAIVDATYPPGFSDPYHNNVDEAAEIGLSLAERTVLSHISHKNLPFLELVEYVRKRWGNRVLVTYDGMLFYV; encoded by the coding sequence ATGCTCGTCTACTTCATCGGCACCGGCGGGAGTGAGGGTATTCCGGCTCACCTCTGCACCTGCTCGACCTGCAACGAGGCCAGAAAGTTCGGCTTCGCCCAGAGGAAACCATCAACCCTCGCCGTAATCACCGAAAACAAGAGAGCGGTTCTCTTTGACGTTGGAACCGACATAAGGGACCTCCTCAACGTCCCGTTGGAGGCCATCTTCCTGACCCACTGGCACCACGACCATATCTACGGCCTCTACAAGCTCCGCTGGATGGCGAGGAAAACGGAGCTCTACGCGCCGGAGGGACAGGCCGACGCACTAATCCTCAACGACCCCAAGAACCTGAGGCCAAAAATCCTGAAGCCTTTTGAAAGTGTTGAACTTGACACCCTTAGGATTACAGCTTTAAGGCTCAACCACGGGATTGAGACCCTCGGCTACCTCATTGAAGAGGACGGCAAAAGTGTCGCGTTGCTCTACGATACAAAGGGCCTCCCAAGGGAAACGCGGGAGTTTCTGGAAGAGAGGGCACCGCTGAGGCTCGCGATAGTGGATGCAACTTACCCCCCAGGTTTCAGCGACCCGTATCATAACAACGTTGATGAAGCCGCTGAGATTGGGCTTTCCCTGGCTGAGAGAACCGTTTTAAGCCACATCTCCCACAAGAACCTGCCGTTCCTCGAGCTTGTCGAGTACGTGAGGAAGAGGTGGGGAAACAGGGTTCTGGTCACTTACGATGGGATGCTCTTCTACGTTTAA
- a CDS encoding 6-hydroxymethylpterin diphosphokinase MptE-like protein: MKWERWKPFYLQIVREMGYPIEEDRKSAELLRALLLEGDDYILREELEAVIERKAYVFGAGPSLERALQEFDFSDGTLISADGATSALLDAGLLPDVIVTDLDGRIPDIKIANDRGSFLVVHAHGDNMDKLTAYIPLFSRILGTCQTEPLDIVYNFGGFTDGDRAVFLADELGAKEVVLVGFDFGNIVGRWSKPYLRNHSPVWESKRKKFEFARMLLEWLEKNGRAKIKYLIPNP; encoded by the coding sequence ATGAAATGGGAACGTTGGAAACCCTTCTACCTCCAAATCGTTAGGGAAATGGGGTATCCAATTGAAGAAGACAGAAAATCTGCCGAGCTGTTGAGAGCGCTCCTCCTCGAGGGCGATGATTATATCCTCCGGGAGGAGCTTGAGGCAGTAATCGAAAGAAAAGCCTACGTCTTCGGCGCCGGTCCGAGCCTTGAGAGGGCCTTACAGGAGTTCGACTTTTCAGATGGGACGTTGATTTCAGCCGATGGCGCGACTTCGGCCCTGCTCGATGCCGGCCTTTTGCCCGATGTGATAGTTACCGACCTCGACGGAAGGATTCCCGATATCAAGATAGCGAACGACAGAGGTTCCTTCCTTGTTGTCCACGCCCACGGCGACAATATGGACAAGCTGACGGCTTACATCCCGCTCTTCTCAAGGATTCTGGGGACCTGCCAGACCGAGCCCCTTGACATAGTTTATAATTTCGGTGGCTTCACTGACGGCGACAGGGCCGTTTTTTTAGCTGATGAGCTTGGAGCCAAGGAAGTGGTCCTCGTTGGCTTTGACTTCGGCAATATAGTGGGAAGGTGGAGCAAGCCTTATCTAAGGAACCACTCGCCTGTCTGGGAGAGCAAGCGGAAGAAGTTCGAGTTTGCCAGAATGCTCCTTGAATGGTTGGAAAAAAACGGGAGGGCAAAAATCAAATACCTCATTCCAAATCCCTGA
- a CDS encoding Mut7-C RNAse domain-containing protein, protein MKFIADMMLGRLARWLRLYGYDTLYGIRDDDEIIRVALREERVILTKDVALARRAERLGARVFLLRSNSLGGQVKELKELGVEFGELFPSKARCPKCNGPIKPVSKNEVKGKVPPKVYESYDEFYVCQKCSQIYWPGRQWREMLKIDKKLRGE, encoded by the coding sequence ATGAAGTTCATAGCGGACATGATGCTTGGAAGGTTAGCGAGATGGCTCAGGCTTTACGGTTACGATACCCTCTACGGAATCAGAGATGACGATGAGATAATCCGCGTTGCGCTTAGGGAGGAAAGGGTAATCCTAACAAAAGATGTGGCCCTCGCCAGAAGAGCCGAGAGACTCGGTGCCAGGGTTTTTCTCCTCCGCTCCAATTCGCTCGGAGGGCAGGTTAAAGAGCTCAAGGAGCTTGGAGTTGAGTTTGGGGAGCTCTTTCCTTCTAAAGCTCGCTGTCCCAAGTGCAACGGCCCGATAAAACCCGTCTCCAAAAACGAGGTTAAAGGGAAAGTCCCTCCCAAGGTTTACGAGAGCTACGACGAGTTCTACGTCTGTCAGAAATGCAGTCAAATCTACTGGCCGGGAAGGCAATGGAGGGAGATGCTGAAAATCGATAAAAAGCTGAGGGGAGAATGA